The Nostoc sp. 'Lobaria pulmonaria (5183) cyanobiont' genome window below encodes:
- a CDS encoding DUF4347 domain-containing protein translates to MATLHTSHISENSAVSISYTHSLVFIDMAVEDYSDLVNGVLPNSQVFVLDSTQNGVEQITKILASWVDAQRLVVRHRLNLANIHIVCHGGPGCLQLGNTHLGIDTLDEYSQQLQQWQKIFSTSSKADNPSNLLIYGCNVALGDAGEEFVEKLHQLTGANIAASRQWIGNAALGGNWELEVRTADMEVNLAFAETTREAYPGVLATFTVNNTGDTDDGNANNGITTLREAINLANATPGDDTITFEGVFTDSTPDVITLTSGQLTITDDITILGTGASKLIVSGNNASRVFEISGIGTDAIIDGLTVANGNINTNYYNGSGILVDTSTILRLTNSTVSRNTGEGIYNSGILNLTGSSVSGNTGSGIINNLDIAFLNLTGSSVSSNTGSGISNIGGTVSLTNSTVSSNTAEGIGNDVGGSLYSLYSGFVSLTNSSVSDNTAEGISNIGSFLKLTNSSVSGNTGGGISNSYFFDENSHSSSSAILINSTVSGNKAASDGGGIYNNDTLSLINTTITNNTADSNGDGTGDGGGVFNDGGTITVGNTIIAGNFDKSTFANIYPDVAGSFSDSGNNLIGNNTGSTGLTTSTLVGTSASPINPKLGPLQNNGGAIFTDALLADSPAINAGNNSLVTGSVTTDQRGAGFNRISGDTVDIGAYEVQSTSPAVDTDTVVTNINDSGAGSLRQAILNANATVGADIITFAGVFTDATPDIITLTSGKLTITDDLTILGTGVSNLTISGNNASGVFEISGTGTDTSINDLKIANASDAFGSILLNSNASLSLTNSTVSDNKGSVGGIFNRGSLSLTNTTVSDNIGSSLGGGIFNTGNLSLTGSTVSGNSSGGYYGGGIFNKGSLSLTGSTVFNNYLPSVLDYERGGPGSYLVDSYGGGIFNTGNLSITGSTVSNSSATYGGGIFNQGTFNLNNSTVSSNSSYKEGNGISNKGTLTLTNSTITNNYIRPDYTIGDDGKLHEYYDGQGRSIFNDSDGTVIVGNTIIAGNFGLQGDVFGNFTDLGSNLIGNSTGSTGFTTSILVGTSTNPIDPKLSPLQNNGGATLTHALLENSPAINAGKNALIPAGITTDQRGDGFHRISEGKVDIGALEFNGLTGTNGSDDLMGKNYSDIINAQAGNDTITGNQGNDILTGGGGKDKFVYNLGDGVDVISDFDGLGKGSNPSAAFVNELDTLKFQGAGLTAQNLQLTQNGNNLELTFEGVADDKVILQNFALENLDNLSTLGNILFDRQSNIRDSFDVFNANSTQNTIFNKNTVTFLNDLNNNVNGFDNSADVINGQGGDDRIDGKSGNDLLRGGAGNDTLFGGAGDDILIGGTGNNSLFGGAGNDILFAGDYKDTLSGGSGSDQFIYQVSSTNHTITDFNQSEDKLVLTDVLKGDGYSGSNPIGDGYLTFVQSGTSTQVNDYYNQTLATLNNFTATNLLVGTNVIV, encoded by the coding sequence ATGGCAACGCTACATACCTCACACATCTCAGAAAATTCCGCAGTTTCCATCTCCTATACTCATAGTCTAGTCTTCATCGATATGGCGGTTGAAGACTATAGCGATTTAGTCAATGGCGTACTTCCCAATAGTCAAGTGTTCGTGCTTGACTCGACACAGAACGGTGTTGAGCAAATTACGAAAATTCTGGCGAGTTGGGTAGATGCGCAACGGCTTGTCGTTAGACATCGCTTGAATTTGGCTAACATTCATATTGTGTGCCACGGTGGCCCAGGTTGCTTACAATTGGGCAATACCCATTTAGGAATTGATACCCTCGACGAATACAGCCAGCAGCTCCAACAATGGCAGAAGATATTTTCCACCTCTAGCAAAGCCGATAACCCTAGCAATTTACTTATCTATGGTTGCAATGTAGCTTTGGGTGATGCGGGGGAAGAATTTGTAGAAAAACTGCACCAACTCACAGGAGCGAATATTGCCGCTTCCCGTCAGTGGATTGGCAATGCAGCATTAGGTGGTAACTGGGAGTTAGAAGTTCGCACTGCTGATATGGAAGTAAATCTGGCGTTTGCAGAAACGACGCGAGAAGCTTACCCAGGAGTACTGGCAACGTTCACGGTGAATAATACCGGAGATACGGATGATGGGAATGCGAACAACGGCATCACCACACTCCGGGAAGCAATTAACTTAGCCAATGCTACTCCTGGGGATGATACCATTACATTTGAGGGTGTATTCACGGATAGCACCCCAGATGTTATCACCCTCACCTCTGGACAACTGACCATTACCGATGATATTACCATCTTGGGGACTGGGGCATCTAAGCTGATTGTGAGTGGCAATAATGCCTCCAGGGTGTTTGAGATATCGGGTATAGGAACAGATGCCATCATTGATGGTTTGACCGTTGCTAATGGTAATATCAATACTAATTATTACAATGGCAGCGGTATTTTAGTCGATACCAGTACTATTCTTAGGCTCACTAACAGCACTGTCTCCCGCAATACGGGAGAGGGCATCTATAACTCTGGCATCCTCAACCTAACTGGAAGCAGTGTCTCTGGTAATACAGGAAGCGGGATCATTAATAATCTTGACATTGCCTTCCTCAACCTAACGGGAAGCAGTGTCTCTAGCAATACAGGTAGCGGTATTTCCAACATTGGTGGTACAGTCAGTCTAACTAATAGCACTGTCTCTAGCAATACAGCAGAAGGCATCGGTAATGATGTTGGTGGCAGCCTTTATTCTCTTTATTCTGGTTTCGTTAGCCTCACCAATAGCAGTGTCTCTGACAATACAGCAGAAGGCATCTCTAACATAGGTAGCTTTCTTAAACTTACCAATAGCAGTGTCTCTGGCAATACGGGAGGGGGCATTTCTAACTCATACTTCTTTGATGAGAATTCTCATAGCTCAAGTTCAGCAATCTTGATTAACAGTACTGTATCTGGTAATAAGGCAGCCTCTGACGGCGGCGGCATCTATAATAACGACACCCTCTCCCTTATCAACACCACGATTACCAATAACACAGCTGACTCAAACGGCGATGGGACTGGCGACGGTGGCGGTGTTTTTAACGATGGTGGAACTATCACTGTTGGGAACACCATCATTGCAGGCAACTTCGATAAGTCCACCTTCGCAAATATCTATCCCGACGTGGCTGGAAGCTTCAGTGACTCCGGCAATAACCTGATTGGTAATAACACTGGTAGCACCGGATTGACCACCAGCACCCTCGTTGGCACCAGTGCCAGCCCCATTAACCCCAAACTTGGCCCTCTACAAAATAACGGTGGTGCAATCTTTACTGATGCTTTACTTGCCGATAGTCCTGCTATTAACGCAGGCAATAATTCTCTAGTTACTGGTAGTGTTACTACTGACCAAAGGGGCGCCGGATTCAACCGAATATCCGGCGATACAGTGGATATTGGTGCTTATGAAGTCCAGTCCACTAGCCCAGCTGTTGATACTGACACAGTAGTGACTAATATTAACGATTCAGGAGCAGGATCGTTGCGGCAGGCTATTCTCAATGCCAATGCTACTGTTGGGGCAGATATCATTACCTTCGCGGGCGTGTTCACCGATGCCACCCCAGATATCATCACCCTCACCTCTGGGAAATTAACGATTACCGATGATCTAACTATATTGGGAACTGGGGTATCTAACCTTACCATCAGCGGGAATAATGCTTCTGGCGTGTTTGAGATATCAGGTACAGGAACAGATACCAGCATTAATGACTTGAAAATTGCTAATGCTAGTGATGCCTTTGGTAGTATTCTGCTCAATAGCAATGCCAGCCTCAGCTTGACCAACAGCACTGTATCTGATAATAAGGGGTCGGTAGGCGGTATCTTTAACAGAGGTAGCCTTAGCCTGACTAACACTACTGTCTCTGATAATATTGGGTCGTCATTAGGAGGCGGCATATTTAACACTGGTAATCTTAGCCTAACCGGAAGCACTGTCTCTGGTAATTCGTCAGGTGGCTACTATGGTGGCGGCATCTTCAACAAAGGCAGTCTCAGCCTAACGGGAAGCACAGTCTTTAATAATTACCTGCCCAGCGTATTAGATTATGAACGAGGAGGACCTGGCAGTTATTTAGTAGATAGCTACGGTGGTGGCATCTTTAACACAGGCAACCTCAGCATAACGGGAAGCACAGTCTCTAACAGTAGTGCGACCTATGGCGGCGGCATTTTTAACCAAGGCACCTTTAACCTTAACAACAGTACTGTCTCTAGCAATAGCTCCTACAAAGAAGGCAACGGCATCTCTAACAAAGGCACCCTTACTCTCACTAACAGCACTATTACTAATAATTACATCAGACCAGATTATACTATTGGTGATGACGGTAAGCTGCATGAGTATTATGACGGTCAGGGTAGAAGCATTTTCAATGACTCTGATGGCACTGTCATTGTTGGCAACACTATCATTGCAGGCAACTTCGGCTTACAGGGCGATGTTTTCGGCAACTTCACCGACCTCGGCAGTAACTTGATTGGCAATAGCACTGGTAGTACTGGCTTTACTACCAGCATTCTCGTCGGCACCAGCACCAATCCCATTGATCCTAAACTCAGTCCACTGCAAAATAACGGTGGTGCAACCTTGACTCATGCATTACTTGAGAATAGTCCTGCCATTAACGCAGGCAAGAATGCTCTGATTCCAGCAGGTATTACCACTGATCAACGGGGTGATGGATTTCATAGAATATCTGAGGGTAAAGTTGATATTGGTGCCTTAGAGTTCAACGGTCTGACCGGAACCAATGGCTCTGATGATCTAATGGGCAAAAACTACAGTGATATAATTAATGCTCAAGCCGGAAACGATACCATCACAGGTAATCAAGGCAACGACATCCTCACTGGTGGTGGCGGCAAGGATAAATTTGTTTACAACTTAGGTGACGGTGTTGATGTCATCAGCGATTTTGATGGGTTAGGTAAAGGCTCAAATCCCTCGGCAGCATTCGTTAACGAATTGGATACCCTGAAATTTCAAGGTGCTGGATTGACTGCCCAAAATCTGCAACTTACCCAGAATGGTAACAATCTGGAACTCACCTTTGAAGGGGTGGCTGATGACAAAGTTATCCTGCAAAACTTTGCCCTAGAAAACCTAGACAACTTATCAACGCTGGGCAATATCCTGTTTGATAGGCAAAGCAACATTCGTGACAGCTTTGATGTCTTCAATGCCAACTCTACTCAAAACACCATCTTCAATAAAAACACAGTCACCTTTCTCAATGACCTAAACAATAATGTCAATGGCTTTGACAACTCAGCTGATGTTATTAATGGTCAGGGGGGTGATGACCGCATCGACGGTAAGAGTGGCAATGACCTACTACGTGGTGGTGCAGGTAATGATACCCTGTTTGGTGGTGCTGGTGATGATATCCTCATTGGCGGTACAGGTAACAATAGTCTCTTTGGCGGTGCTGGTAATGATATCTTATTTGCTGGTGATTATAAGGATACCCTGAGTGGCGGTAGCGGTAGTGACCAGTTCATCTACCAAGTCTCTAGCACTAATCATACGATTACTGACTTTAATCAAAGCGAGGATAAGTTAGTCCTTACTGATGTGCTTAAGGGTGACGGCTACAGTGGCAGTAATCCCATTGGTGATGGCTACCTAACGTTTGTGCAATCGGGTACTTCTACACAAGTTAATGATTATTACAATCAGACCTTGGCGACTTTGAATAATTTCACGGCTACAAATCTGCTAGTCGGTACTAACGTCATCGTCTAG
- a CDS encoding serine/threonine protein kinase, giving the protein MLAGTILQDGKYTLIQEIGRGGFGITFKARHHYLGQEVVMKTINERLRQHPDFAKFERQFQDEARRLATCIHPNIVRVSDFFVEAGLPYMVMEYIPGETLGDAFVLPGITLPEVTAIHYIRQIGAALQVVHNNGLLHRDVKPDNIILRQGTQEVVLIDFGIAREFNGGVRQTHTGLVSEGYSPIEQYMTQAARTPATDVYGLAATLYALLTAQVPMPALLRDREQMPSPRELQPHLSAAVNQAVMRGMAVESRFRPATVAEWLQLLPGNEVNGTSQVLPTYAVPTVNLSAQQAATLIGKTAQNSIHRPSVLAQPNPGMAKETVLAKKLGSSKIFIGIGVALVAATTGFGIASILPKSQQQPTAKPTFQQPTQEPAAKAPNFDRTSSPRGEETNTTSRTETRPGSNSKQRRRNRRSSQEESTSSPTRESQRGNSEQSTPSPSVSPTPSSLLKKLRTFRDEQNASPTPLPFPQKNLPASSQNPASPQPVSPSKPLLIPPAPPTESKQSDPSAVVVPTLENQNSPTNSQPQNIQKFEEKPQDDNN; this is encoded by the coding sequence ATGTTAGCAGGCACAATTTTGCAGGATGGAAAATATACCCTAATTCAAGAAATAGGGCGGGGTGGCTTTGGCATTACCTTTAAAGCTAGGCATCACTACTTGGGTCAGGAAGTGGTGATGAAAACCATCAATGAACGGCTACGACAACATCCTGATTTTGCCAAATTCGAGCGCCAATTCCAAGATGAAGCCAGACGATTAGCTACGTGTATTCACCCAAATATAGTCCGAGTTAGTGACTTTTTTGTGGAAGCTGGACTGCCTTACATGGTGATGGAATACATTCCTGGTGAAACCTTGGGAGACGCATTTGTATTACCAGGCATAACTTTGCCTGAAGTTACAGCAATTCATTATATCCGGCAAATTGGGGCAGCGTTGCAGGTAGTACACAACAACGGTTTGTTACACCGCGATGTCAAACCAGATAATATTATTCTTCGTCAAGGAACACAGGAAGTAGTACTGATTGATTTTGGTATTGCCAGAGAATTTAATGGCGGTGTCAGACAGACTCACACAGGTCTGGTTTCGGAGGGTTATTCTCCCATTGAGCAGTATATGACGCAAGCGGCGCGTACACCCGCCACGGATGTTTATGGTTTGGCAGCAACTTTGTATGCACTGTTGACAGCCCAAGTTCCCATGCCAGCATTATTGCGCGATCGCGAACAAATGCCTTCCCCCCGCGAATTGCAACCACACTTGAGTGCTGCTGTCAACCAGGCGGTAATGCGCGGTATGGCCGTAGAGTCTCGTTTTCGGCCAGCGACAGTTGCTGAATGGCTGCAATTGCTACCTGGAAATGAGGTGAATGGAACATCGCAAGTCTTACCCACTTACGCAGTGCCAACTGTCAATTTATCAGCCCAGCAAGCAGCAACTTTAATTGGGAAAACAGCCCAAAATTCTATTCATAGACCATCTGTGTTGGCGCAGCCCAACCCAGGCATGGCTAAGGAAACCGTACTGGCTAAAAAGCTAGGATCGTCTAAGATATTTATTGGTATAGGTGTAGCCCTAGTTGCTGCTACAACAGGTTTTGGGATCGCGAGTATATTACCCAAATCTCAGCAGCAGCCAACTGCCAAGCCGACTTTTCAACAGCCAACTCAAGAACCAGCCGCGAAAGCACCTAATTTTGATCGTACATCTTCACCGAGAGGTGAAGAGACTAACACTACCTCAAGAACGGAAACAAGACCTGGCTCTAATTCCAAGCAGCGTCGCCGCAATCGTCGTTCTTCCCAAGAAGAATCTACCAGCAGCCCTACAAGAGAATCGCAACGCGGTAATTCCGAACAATCCACACCTTCACCTAGCGTTTCACCCACACCATCCTCGCTACTGAAAAAACTACGGACATTTCGAGATGAGCAAAATGCTTCCCCCACACCATTGCCATTCCCACAAAAGAACTTACCCGCTTCTAGTCAAAATCCTGCTTCCCCTCAACCCGTAAGTCCATCAAAACCTCTACTTATACCACCAGCACCACCAACAGAATCCAAACAATCAGATCCTTCTGCTGTGGTAGTACCAACACTGGAAAACCAAAATTCACCCACTAATAGTCAACCTCAGAATATTCAGAAGTTCGAGGAAAAGCCACAAGATGACAATAACTAG